In Azospirillaceae bacterium, a genomic segment contains:
- a CDS encoding cysteine hydrolase family protein codes for MIAALLLIDLQRAIDDPRWTAEGPRNNPHAEANVARLLAAWREVGWPIIHVRHDSVEPNSTYRPGQPDHAFKEEATPLPGETVVAKRTNSAFIGTGLDDLLRGQGITALVVVGVITNNSVEATVRMAGNLGYATTVVSDATFTFAKRDGRGRVWKAEDVHALSLANMAGEYATVATTEAVLSALA; via the coding sequence TTGATCGCGGCCCTACTCCTCATCGACCTGCAACGCGCCATCGACGATCCGCGCTGGACAGCAGAGGGACCGCGCAACAATCCGCATGCCGAAGCCAACGTGGCGCGATTGCTGGCCGCCTGGCGCGAAGTGGGATGGCCCATCATTCACGTGCGCCACGATTCCGTAGAGCCCAATTCCACCTACCGCCCCGGCCAGCCGGACCACGCCTTCAAGGAAGAGGCCACGCCCCTGCCCGGCGAAACGGTGGTGGCCAAGCGCACCAACAGTGCCTTCATCGGCACGGGCCTGGATGATCTGCTGCGGGGACAGGGCATCACCGCCCTGGTGGTGGTGGGCGTCATCACCAACAATTCGGTGGAGGCCACGGTGCGCATGGCCGGCAACCTGGGCTACGCCACCACTGTGGTCAGCGACGCCACTTTCACCTTCGCCAAGCGGGACGGCCGGGGGCGGGTGTGGAAGGCGGAAGATGTGCACGCCCTGTCGCTGGCCAACATGGCGGGCGAGTACGCAACCGTGGCAACGACGGAGGCGGTGTTGAGCGCCCTGGCCTGA